A genomic stretch from Aedes albopictus strain Foshan chromosome 2, AalbF5, whole genome shotgun sequence includes:
- the LOC115270471 gene encoding uncharacterized protein LOC115270471, with product MKNDSDYEEEEYLVSEDEMEAEDPIASALSPVIDSDCSNISETGDDAGDGIPSDSAAEKEEKLFLFKGFFFERFYRNQLRPREMFRCDIDGNSTQDIIQSLWEAVKKHVRREVVFRDEDPNWCDKSEPDCEDIARFVTLQDKEKKKGFSITDLKHRLLVKWRGKHINVYVYVYSTNVGTNSQYQCLLRKLVAPQTPDRSGAHSTKDDAALANQLRDKHRDLEGHFSSWLLWANLINSSPAHERERLKLAATPPLELTKYFRWTPVSEAARLQSVHRGMVVANTINEGWMKGIADIKQDIALASKILQGVAHKVEVLESRGMFGSEICSAMETTMRPEETELSKTLSADVTDCEDIDHN from the exons ATGAAAAA CGACAGCGACTACGAAGAGGAAGAATATCTGGTTTCGGAGGATGAAATGGAAGCAGAAGATCCAATTGCATCGGCTCTCTCCCCAGTTATTGATTCAGATTGCAGCAACATCAGTGAAACGGGCGACGATGCTGGTGACGGTATTCCATCTGATTCTGCAGCCGAGAAGGAAGAAAAACTGTTCttgttcaagggattttttttcgaacGTTTCTACCGCAACCAGCTGCGACCTCGAGAAATGTTTCGGTGCGACATCGACGGAAATTCTACGCAAGACATCATTCAATCCCTGTGGGAGGCGGTGAAGAAGCATGTTCGTCGCGAAGTGGTTTTCCGGGATGAAGATCCGAACTGGTGTGACAAATCTGAACCCGACTGCGAGGACATTGCGCGATTCGTAACTTTACAAGATAAGGAGAAAAAGAAAGGATTTTCTATCACCGATCTGAAGCACCGGTTGTTAGTGAAGTGGCGTGGAAAACATATCAACGTATATGTTTATGTGTACTCCACTAATGTCGGCACGAACTCCCAGTACCAGTGTTTACTACGAAAATTGGTCGCACCACAAACTCCGGATCGATCGGGAGCTCACTCAACTAAAGACGATGCTGCATTGGCAAATCAGTTGCGTGATAAACACCGAGACCTGGAGGGGCATTTCAGTTCTTGGCTGTTGTGGGCGAATCTGATCAATTCTTCGCCAGCTCATGAGAGAGAGCGATTGAAGCTAGCTGCTACACCACCATTGGAGCTGACTAAATATTTCCGCTGGACGCCAGTGTCCGAAGCAGCAAGACTCCAATCGGTGCATAGGGGAATGGTAGTGGCGAATACGATTAACGAAGGCTGGATGAAGGGGATTGCCGACATCAAACAGGACATTGCACTGGCGagcaaaattcttcaaggagtggCACACAAAGTGGAAGTATTAGAATCGAGGGGTATGTTCGGATCCGAAATTTGCTCGGCGATGGAAACAACTATGCGACCTGAAGAAACTGAACTCAGCAAGACCCTATCTGCAGATGTTACGGATTGTGAGGACATCGATCacaattga
- the LOC115269953 gene encoding uncharacterized protein LOC115269953, translated as MRTALLRLRNSMDDAKQDYVRLEKTAAAAEPVKVKVIRSLPRRRPSLSQKVQKMWWMRLLNLVIQNVRHRHASENTVYHALYAHYFLGIPKLEIAKLYGKAPSTIWEWFSKFEMNGCVQRKKREQVYKKFGIQMRQWLVDLYRREPILFLDEAKIKFQLHFHSTISVASIWVILQDSGFSWKTIERRAIQIREDEIVRFTREMLAVPWELFNIVFLDEVSFNNKDMLRRKGYGVVGKKLIFRGEFCRKPRVSFLCFLGMNGILDSFFTEGTFNRKKFFSCCKDFALNNPSVQRYPGFNSVWIMDGARIHCDANIIRFLRSIGIIPIFLPAYGPFFNPIEIVFGRIKEDMKRHHIQHKLPLTEVCESLNRFKSFPCTKIFNHCGYFAGGTFSPEKGLSQDPKYMELNISPK; from the exons aagcaagatTACGTGAGACTTgagaagactgcagcagcggcggaaccggtgAAAGTTAAGGttatacgaagtctacccagacggaggccttcgctttcgcagaaaGTTCAGAAGatgtggtggatgcgactgctc AATTTGGTAATTCAAAATGTTCGTCATCGTCACGCCAGTGAAAATACAGTGTACCATGCATTATACGCACATTACTTCCTGGGAATTCCTAAATTGGAAATTGCTAAATTGTACGGGAAGGCTCCGTCAACGATTTGGGAATGGTTCTCCAAGTTTGAAATGAACGGATGTGTTCAACGGAAGAAACGGGAACAAGTTTACAAAAAATTCGGGATCCAAATGCGACAGTGGCTTGTGGACTTGTACCGTAGAGAACCAATTCTTTTCTTAGATGAGGCCAAGATAAAATTCCAATTGCATTTCCATTCTACAATCAGTGTAGCATCAATATGGGTGATTCTTCAGGACTCCGGGTTTTCGTGGAAAACAATTGAGCGACGGGCAATACAAATACGCGAAGACGAAATTGTGAGGTTCACACGGGAAATGCTAGCAGTTCCTTGGGAGCTCTTTAATATTGTGTTCTTGGATGAGGTGAGCTTCAACAATAAGGATATGCTGCGCCGGAAAGGCTACGGTGTAGttggaaaaaaattgattttccgagGAGAATTCTGTAGGAAACCAAGAGTCTCTTTTTTATGCTTTTTGGGAATGAATGGTATTCTGGACAGCTTCTTCACGGAAGGAACATTTAACAGGAAAAAATTCTTTTCCTGTTGCAAGGACTTTGCCCTGAACAATCCAAGTGTGCAGCGATATCCAGGATTCAATTCAGTTTGGATTATGGACGGTGCAAGGATCCACTGCGATGCGAACATCATCAGGTTTCTCAGATCAATCGGTATTATTCCGATTTTTCTGCCTGCTTATGGTCCGTTCTTTAACCCAATAGAGATTGTGTTTGGTCGGATCAAAGAAGACATGAAGAGACACCACATTCAGCATAAATTACCACTAACTGAAGTTTGCGAATCACTTAACCGCTTCAAATCATTTCCCTGCACTAAAATCTTCAACCACTGCGGATACTTTGCTGGTGGCACATTTTCGCCTGAAAAAGGACTTTCCCAGGATCCGAAATACATGGAATTGAATATTTCACCCAAGTAA